Genomic DNA from Paenibacillus borealis:
TTCAGCACAGAGCAGCGCGAGGAAATCGCTGAGGTATGCCTTAAATATACGAATGGCCGTCTTCCGGTATGGATTGGCACGGGCAGCAACACGACAGCGGAAACCATCCGCCTTACCCGGCATGCTGCGGAGCAAGGCGCGACAGGTGTCGTTGTCATTAATCCTTATTACTACAAGCTTAGTGAGGAGGCTTTGTTCTCGCACTATGCCTCCATTCTGGAAGCCGTTGATGTGCCGCTGATTCTGTACAACTTCCCGGCGCTGACCGGCCAGGATCTGAGTCCGGCCTTTGTCAGCCGCCTTGCCGCCAAATATACAAATGTAACTGGAATTAAGGAAACCGTAGACCAGCTCAGCCACATCCGGCAGATGATTATGCAGGTGAAGGCGGTTAAACCGGACTTCTCGGTATTCTGCGGGTTTGATGAATATTTGCTGCCTACCCTGGCTGCCGGCGGGGACGGGGCGATTGCCGCCAGTGCCAACTTCGC
This window encodes:
- a CDS encoding dihydrodipicolinate synthase family protein, giving the protein MKISNMTMRPHHTGIIPPVPTILDQDGTFSHSGMKLLIDSLIANGVQGLFFLGTAGEFSLFSTEQREEIAEVCLKYTNGRLPVWIGTGSNTTAETIRLTRHAAEQGATGVVVINPYYYKLSEEALFSHYASILEAVDVPLILYNFPALTGQDLSPAFVSRLAAKYTNVTGIKETVDQLSHIRQMIMQVKAVKPDFSVFCGFDEYLLPTLAAGGDGAIAASANFAPQLMLGLFSSFLKNDLPEVHELHRRIIEIPALYSIDDPFIPSIKEAIRLAGVPVSTFCLAPSSLWNADKEIKLKEIFNRAGIPTVSI